One segment of Triticum aestivum cultivar Chinese Spring chromosome 2A, IWGSC CS RefSeq v2.1, whole genome shotgun sequence DNA contains the following:
- the LOC123184544 gene encoding glycine-rich cell wall structural protein 2-like produces the protein MAISTSSDASAFLFLTILCFATLRPSPVNARHFPGKLGSTSAIHGAGSKFYWPFSRDGAGSGHGSGTGHGFGWVVSRNGSNTTIGVGVGIGGGAGSTRDGDGGSAGGGVGAGVGIDIGKDGIDVAIGVGGGGAASMHNGGVSVGLGGGEGFGFHISKEGVTVTVTRGDGGGGGDGSGAGALGGGRGVGRAGNAVGSGQGSGSAIGGTGSGGGSGSGSGPGGSGGGGGGGAGGSNGHP, from the coding sequence ATGGCTATCTCTACCAGTAGTGATGCCAGTGCCTTCCTCTTCCTCACGATCTTGTGTTTCGCTACACTTCGCCCTTCACCTGTCAACGCCAGGCATTTCCCTGGTAAGCTTGGCAGTACCAGCGCCATCCATGGCGCCGGCAGCAAGTTCTACTGGCCCTTCTCAAGGGACGGCGCCGGCAGTGGCCATGGCTCCGGAACCGGCCATGGGTTCGGTTGGGTCGTGTCGCGGAACGGGTCCAACACGACCATCGGGGTGGGCGTCGGCATCGGCGGTGGCGCGGGAAGCACCCGTGACGGCGACGGGGGCAGCGCCGGTGGTGGTGTTGGCGCCGGGGTCGGCATCGACATCGGGAAGGACGGGATCGACGTGGCCATCGGCGTCGGCGGAGGGGGCGCCGCGAGCATGCACAACGGCGGCGTCAGTGTCGGTCTTGGCGGCGGGGAAGGCTTTGGTTTCCATATCAGCAAAGAAGGTGTCACTGTCACGGTGACACGCGGcgatggtggtggaggaggcgACGGCAGCGGTGCCGGTGCTTTGGGCGGCGGCAGAGGGGTTGGACGCGCAGGCAATGCCGTGGGGAGCGGCCAAGGTTCTGGGAGCGCGATCGGTGGCACGGGGAGCGGCGGCGGGAGTGGCTCCGGCTCCGGGCCAGGAGGATccggtggcggtggaggcggcggcgccggcgggagcaACGGCCACCCGTGA